In a genomic window of Mycolicibacterium neoaurum VKM Ac-1815D:
- a CDS encoding MMPL/RND family transporter: MPDSSAATVVTSQQHRGGIAKFIRRYAVLVIIGWIAVVGIISATVPPLETVGQMRSVSMSPDYAPSVIASKRIGQVFDEYRSDSQIMIVLEGEEKLGADAHYFYNDLVDRLEADTRHIEHVQDFWGDPLTEAGAQSADGKAAYVQVFLAGNMGEALSNESVEAAKQIVAEVPPPAGIKVYVTGGSALVADQQIAGDRSVKVIESVIFIVIITMLLLVYRSILTTLLVLVMVVLSLSSARGVVAVLGYHELIGLSTFATQMLVTLAVASATDYAIFLIGRYQEARSVGEDRESAYYTMFHGTAHVVLGSGMTIAGAMLCLHFTRLPYFQTLGIPMAFGMATVVLTALTLGPAIISVASRFRNLLEPKRAMRIRTWRRIAAGVVRWPGAVLFATIALCLIGLVALPGYRTNYNDRNYLPENLPAQEGFAAAERHFSVARMNPEVLLVETDRDLRNPADFLVIDKIAKGIFKVPGVGNVQAITRPQGEPLEFSTIPAQMSMSGASQQMNKAYMEDMFANMLAQADDMQSSVDTMRNMMALMTEMSATTQSIVTKSNEMAVDIAELRDDISNFDDFFRPIRNYFYWEPHCYDIPICWSMRSVFDALDGTDRLTTQFEEVLPDLNQMAALMPQMLEVMPAQIEAMESSRDMILRMYQTQKGIQDQGMEMSENQSAMGEAFNDAKNDDTFYLPPDIFNNEDFKRGMKSFISPDGKSVRFIISHADDPLTPDGIKLIDQIKTAAKESIKGTPLEGSKIYMAGTASAFKDMQEGNNYDLIIAGVAALSLIFIIMLLITRSLVASAVIVGTVVISLGASFGLSILIWQHILGIELYFMVMAMAVIVLLAVGADYNLLLVARMKEEVHAGLNTGIIRAMGGTGSVVTAAGLVFAFTMMSMFVSEMVVAAQVGTTIGLGLLFDTLVIRSFMTPAIAALLGKWFWWPQVIRRPAPASPPPTPQETASV; the protein is encoded by the coding sequence CTACGCACCCTCGGTGATCGCGAGCAAGCGCATCGGTCAGGTCTTCGACGAGTACCGCTCGGACAGCCAGATCATGATCGTGTTGGAGGGCGAGGAAAAGCTCGGCGCCGACGCGCACTACTTCTACAACGATCTGGTCGACCGCCTCGAGGCCGACACCCGCCATATCGAGCACGTCCAGGACTTCTGGGGTGATCCGCTCACCGAGGCCGGCGCGCAGAGCGCCGACGGCAAGGCCGCCTACGTGCAGGTGTTCCTGGCCGGCAACATGGGTGAGGCGCTGTCGAACGAATCGGTCGAGGCGGCGAAACAGATCGTCGCCGAGGTGCCGCCGCCTGCCGGGATCAAGGTTTACGTCACCGGCGGGTCGGCTCTGGTGGCCGACCAACAGATCGCCGGTGACCGCAGCGTCAAGGTGATCGAGAGCGTCATCTTCATCGTCATCATCACGATGCTGCTGCTGGTCTACCGGTCCATCCTGACCACCCTGCTGGTGCTGGTGATGGTGGTGCTCAGCCTGTCCTCGGCCCGCGGCGTGGTCGCTGTCCTCGGTTACCACGAACTGATCGGTCTCTCGACGTTCGCCACCCAGATGCTGGTGACACTGGCGGTGGCATCGGCGACCGACTACGCCATCTTCCTGATAGGCCGATATCAGGAGGCCCGATCGGTCGGAGAGGACCGAGAATCGGCCTACTACACGATGTTCCACGGCACCGCGCATGTGGTGCTCGGTTCGGGCATGACGATCGCCGGCGCCATGCTGTGCCTGCATTTCACCCGACTGCCCTACTTCCAGACGTTGGGTATCCCGATGGCGTTCGGCATGGCGACCGTGGTGCTCACGGCGCTGACGCTGGGGCCCGCGATCATCAGCGTCGCCAGCCGCTTCCGCAACCTGCTCGAACCCAAGCGCGCCATGCGCATCCGCACCTGGCGACGCATCGCCGCCGGCGTCGTGCGGTGGCCGGGCGCGGTCCTGTTCGCGACCATCGCACTGTGTCTCATCGGCCTGGTGGCGCTGCCGGGCTACCGCACCAACTACAACGACCGCAACTACCTGCCCGAGAACCTGCCCGCCCAGGAGGGTTTCGCCGCGGCCGAACGGCACTTCTCGGTGGCCAGGATGAACCCCGAGGTGCTGCTCGTCGAGACCGACCGCGACCTCCGCAATCCGGCGGACTTCCTGGTGATCGACAAGATCGCCAAGGGCATCTTCAAGGTGCCGGGGGTGGGCAACGTCCAGGCCATCACCCGACCGCAGGGTGAGCCGCTGGAATTCAGCACCATTCCGGCGCAGATGAGCATGAGCGGGGCAAGCCAGCAGATGAACAAGGCGTACATGGAGGACATGTTCGCCAACATGCTGGCCCAGGCCGACGATATGCAGTCCAGCGTCGACACGATGAGAAACATGATGGCGCTGATGACGGAGATGAGCGCCACCACGCAGAGCATCGTGACCAAGTCCAACGAAATGGCTGTCGACATCGCCGAACTGCGGGACGACATCTCCAATTTCGACGACTTCTTCCGGCCGATCCGCAATTACTTCTACTGGGAACCGCACTGTTACGACATCCCGATCTGTTGGTCGATGCGGTCGGTGTTCGACGCCCTGGACGGCACCGACCGACTGACGACGCAGTTCGAGGAGGTCCTGCCCGACCTGAACCAGATGGCCGCACTGATGCCGCAGATGCTGGAGGTCATGCCCGCGCAGATCGAGGCGATGGAGTCCTCGCGGGACATGATCCTGCGGATGTATCAGACCCAGAAGGGCATCCAGGATCAGGGCATGGAGATGTCGGAGAACCAGAGCGCCATGGGTGAGGCGTTCAACGACGCCAAGAACGACGACACGTTCTACCTGCCGCCGGACATCTTCAACAACGAAGACTTCAAGCGCGGTATGAAGAGCTTCATCTCCCCCGACGGAAAATCGGTGCGGTTCATCATCTCTCACGCCGATGACCCGCTGACCCCCGACGGCATCAAGCTGATCGACCAGATCAAGACCGCGGCCAAGGAGTCGATCAAGGGCACTCCGCTGGAGGGTTCCAAGATCTACATGGCCGGCACTGCCTCGGCGTTCAAGGACATGCAGGAGGGCAACAACTACGACCTCATCATCGCCGGGGTCGCGGCGCTGAGCCTGATCTTCATCATCATGCTGCTGATCACCCGCAGCCTGGTGGCCTCGGCGGTGATCGTCGGCACCGTGGTGATCTCGTTGGGCGCATCGTTCGGCCTGTCGATCCTTATCTGGCAGCACATCCTGGGCATCGAGCTGTACTTCATGGTGATGGCGATGGCGGTGATCGTGCTCCTTGCCGTCGGCGCGGATTACAACCTGTTGTTGGTCGCGCGGATGAAGGAAGAGGTGCACGCCGGGCTGAACACCGGGATCATCCGGGCGATGGGCGGCACCGGATCGGTGGTGACCGCGGCCGGGTTGGTGTTCGCGTTCACGATGATGTCGATGTTCGTCAGCGAGATGGTGGTGGCGGCTCAGGTCGGCACGACGATCGGCCTGGGCCTGTTGTTCGACACCCTGGTGATTCGCTCGTTCATGACGCCGGCGATCGCCGCGCTGCTGGGCAAGTGGTTCTGGTGGCCCCAGGTGATCCGGCGTCCTGCGCCGGCTTCTCCCCCGCCGACACCGCAGGAAACCGCCTCAGTCTGA
- a CDS encoding GGDEF domain-containing protein, with protein sequence MSAPDDHRLGDTHAVQRLLQAVQELSLARSLTDIQRIVRAAARELTGCDGATFVLKDGDMCHYADEDAITPLWKGGRFPLENCISGWVMANREAAVIQNIYSDDRIPHAAYLPTFVKSLAMVPIRRLNPVGAIGNYWAAERLPTEQEVSLLQSLADATSVAMENVQMYEQLEQRVRDRTADLERANDAILHLSHTDDLTGVTNRRGFYLVAEPALRAARRDGLDCTLGFIDADGLKLVNDSLGHVAGDALLADLATVLRATLGESDILARIGGDEFCVLTTGSESDPVALKARLAAAIAKFNGSADRSYLVSASIGLIRVPAGVNSSLDELLASADELMYAEKRARTA encoded by the coding sequence ATGAGCGCACCCGACGATCACCGTCTCGGTGACACGCATGCCGTGCAGCGATTGCTGCAGGCCGTGCAGGAACTGTCGTTGGCGCGAAGTCTGACCGATATCCAGCGGATCGTGCGGGCCGCCGCCCGCGAACTGACGGGTTGCGACGGCGCCACCTTCGTCCTCAAGGACGGGGACATGTGTCATTACGCCGACGAGGATGCCATCACGCCGCTGTGGAAGGGTGGCCGGTTCCCGCTGGAGAACTGCATCAGCGGGTGGGTGATGGCCAACCGGGAGGCAGCGGTCATCCAGAACATCTACTCCGATGACCGCATCCCGCACGCCGCGTACCTACCGACCTTTGTCAAGAGTCTGGCCATGGTGCCTATACGCAGGCTCAACCCGGTCGGCGCGATCGGAAATTACTGGGCGGCGGAGCGTCTCCCGACCGAGCAGGAAGTGTCGCTGCTGCAGTCGCTCGCCGATGCCACCTCGGTGGCCATGGAGAACGTACAGATGTACGAGCAGCTGGAACAGCGCGTACGGGACCGGACCGCGGACCTGGAGCGCGCCAACGACGCGATCCTGCATCTGTCGCACACCGACGACCTGACCGGCGTGACCAATCGGCGCGGGTTCTACCTGGTGGCCGAACCGGCGTTGCGGGCGGCGCGGCGCGACGGGCTCGATTGCACACTCGGGTTCATCGATGCCGACGGACTCAAGCTCGTGAATGACAGCCTGGGCCATGTCGCCGGCGATGCGCTACTCGCCGATCTCGCCACCGTGTTGCGTGCGACGCTGGGCGAATCCGACATCCTGGCGCGGATAGGTGGCGACGAATTCTGCGTTCTGACAACCGGTTCCGAGAGTGATCCGGTGGCGCTGAAGGCCCGCCTGGCGGCGGCGATAGCGAAGTTCAACGGTTCCGCCGATCGGTCGTATCTCGTCTCGGCGAGCATCGGCCTGATCCGGGTTCCCGCCGGCGTCAACAGCTCCCTCGACGAACTGCTGGCCTCCGCCGACGAACTCATGTACGCCGAGAAGCGGGCACGAACCGCCTGA
- a CDS encoding DUF6319 family protein, translated as MTFDTATTDLPSDLTHPVEVSTEAPKKAPVKRAGKKTKTLELTLTVTGTADGEWHAELKQGSTYLTRGLAVAAAAVSRAARELHEDLSTPIDAVIEEARTQQAARVAALEAELEAARAALAGLD; from the coding sequence ATGACTTTCGATACCGCGACCACCGATCTGCCGTCCGACCTGACGCACCCCGTCGAGGTGAGCACCGAGGCACCCAAGAAGGCACCGGTCAAGCGGGCAGGCAAGAAAACCAAGACGCTGGAGTTGACGTTGACCGTCACCGGCACCGCTGACGGCGAGTGGCACGCCGAACTCAAACAGGGCAGCACCTACCTGACTCGCGGCCTGGCCGTCGCCGCGGCCGCGGTATCGCGAGCGGCACGCGAGCTGCACGAGGACCTGTCGACACCCATCGACGCCGTCATCGAGGAGGCCCGCACGCAGCAGGCGGCCCGCGTCGCGGCGCTGGAGGCCGAATTGGAGGCCGCCCGGGCCGCACTGGCCGGGCTGGACTGA
- a CDS encoding HNH endonuclease signature motif containing protein, which translates to MPPPTTPYAADVVNSVSDRLSALYDEAAELVGQRNALDGRLVEIVAEIDGGDGPSLWGHTGCRSLSELVAWRLGMSPRNAQVMVAIAQRLEVFPRLAANLRQGQMSLDQFGVIAEHAADGSDDHYAELATMATVTQLRTAVKQEPRPQPERRDGSVRSFSRCEQDGCTTYRIRLPRLEAAKFDAALGAHREGLVADWRRDHDNPDADGRDGRDGVEVPPFPDTVDALMSMVESGWDAEAAARPHGARTTVVVHYDVEKGSAALHLGPVLAEWERQFLLCDASCEVWLERHGTPMGAGRSTRTISRRLRRALEHRDGTCAVPGCGATRGLHAHHLVHWEHGGATELENLVLLCPFHHRLHHKGEITIVGPADRLVVTDCEGRRLTGASLARPPTGPPPDVPPCRGPKGERAQWMWYTPFEPEPPPGTKELAGDPGR; encoded by the coding sequence ATGCCGCCTCCGACAACGCCTTACGCCGCTGATGTGGTGAATTCGGTGTCTGATCGGTTGTCGGCGCTCTATGACGAGGCTGCTGAGTTGGTGGGGCAGCGGAATGCTCTTGATGGTCGGTTGGTGGAGATCGTCGCCGAGATCGATGGTGGCGATGGGCCGTCGTTGTGGGGTCATACGGGGTGTCGGTCGCTGTCGGAGTTGGTGGCGTGGCGGTTGGGGATGTCACCGCGTAACGCTCAGGTGATGGTGGCCATTGCCCAACGCTTGGAGGTGTTTCCGCGGTTGGCGGCGAACCTGCGTCAGGGGCAGATGTCGCTGGATCAGTTCGGGGTGATCGCCGAGCATGCCGCTGATGGTTCTGATGATCATTACGCCGAGCTGGCCACGATGGCGACGGTGACGCAGTTGCGTACGGCGGTCAAGCAGGAGCCTCGCCCGCAGCCGGAGCGGCGGGATGGTTCGGTGCGGTCGTTCAGCAGGTGTGAACAGGATGGGTGTACGACGTATCGGATTCGGTTGCCGAGGTTGGAGGCGGCGAAGTTCGATGCGGCGTTGGGTGCGCACAGGGAGGGGTTGGTCGCGGACTGGCGACGCGACCACGACAACCCTGACGCTGATGGCAGGGATGGCCGGGATGGTGTGGAGGTGCCGCCGTTCCCGGACACCGTGGATGCGTTGATGAGTATGGTCGAGTCCGGCTGGGACGCCGAAGCGGCCGCGCGTCCACATGGGGCGCGCACGACGGTGGTGGTGCATTACGACGTCGAGAAGGGTTCGGCGGCGCTGCATCTGGGGCCGGTGCTGGCGGAGTGGGAGCGCCAGTTCTTGTTGTGTGATGCCAGTTGTGAGGTGTGGTTGGAGCGTCATGGCACGCCGATGGGTGCGGGGCGTAGTACGCGCACGATCAGTCGTCGGTTGCGGCGGGCGTTGGAGCATCGCGATGGGACGTGTGCGGTGCCTGGGTGTGGGGCGACGCGGGGTTTGCATGCCCATCATCTGGTCCATTGGGAGCATGGCGGGGCCACCGAACTAGAGAATCTCGTGTTGTTGTGCCCGTTTCATCATCGGTTGCATCACAAGGGGGAGATCACGATCGTCGGGCCGGCGGATCGGCTGGTGGTCACCGACTGTGAGGGTCGCCGGTTGACCGGGGCGTCGCTGGCCCGCCCGCCGACCGGGCCGCCGCCGGATGTGCCCCCGTGCCGCGGTCCGAAGGGGGAGCGCGCCCAATGGATGTGGTACACCCCCTTCGAACCCGAACCGCCACCGGGCACAAAAGAACTAGCCGGAGACCCCGGTCGATAA
- a CDS encoding SDR family NAD(P)-dependent oxidoreductase, translating into MVRTPAHRRRLTPLRRSRISAYRGGWALVTGAARDVGLGYAFSRQLAAEGLNLILVDLLADELSARAAELRGEFGIDVVVVACDMADPTAIDRIERAAAGIDVDVLVCNHMFTPPETPRILDMPLDTHRRMIDINSRGYTDLVHVFGNQMRGRGSGSIIMVASGVGLTSSPFTGAYGANKAFQIGLGEALWYELRGTGVDVLVMVGGLMNTQGDMFDRYPQWLISEPRDVVRRVFAAVGRKHMVVPSLPNRLFLLVQTRLMSRRRAVLSIGDFMAKGLGKED; encoded by the coding sequence ATGGTACGCACACCCGCACACCGGAGGCGCCTGACACCGCTGCGCCGGTCACGCATCAGCGCCTACCGCGGCGGCTGGGCACTGGTGACCGGCGCGGCCCGCGACGTGGGCCTGGGATATGCCTTTTCGCGACAATTGGCCGCAGAGGGGCTCAATCTGATCCTGGTAGACCTCCTCGCCGACGAGCTGTCCGCACGCGCCGCGGAGTTACGCGGCGAGTTCGGCATCGACGTGGTGGTCGTGGCATGCGATATGGCCGATCCGACGGCCATCGATCGGATCGAGCGCGCGGCCGCCGGTATCGATGTCGACGTGCTGGTGTGCAATCACATGTTCACCCCGCCGGAGACACCCAGGATCCTGGACATGCCGTTGGACACCCACCGCCGGATGATCGATATCAACTCCCGCGGTTATACCGACCTGGTACATGTCTTCGGCAATCAGATGCGCGGTCGCGGAAGCGGATCGATCATCATGGTGGCATCGGGGGTGGGCCTCACATCGAGTCCGTTCACCGGCGCCTACGGCGCAAACAAGGCCTTCCAGATCGGTCTCGGCGAGGCGCTGTGGTACGAGCTGCGCGGCACCGGTGTCGATGTCCTTGTCATGGTCGGCGGGCTGATGAACACCCAGGGTGACATGTTCGATCGGTATCCGCAGTGGCTCATCTCCGAGCCGCGTGATGTGGTCCGTCGAGTGTTCGCTGCGGTGGGCCGCAAGCACATGGTGGTGCCGAGCCTGCCCAACCGGTTGTTCCTGCTGGTCCAGACCCGGTTGATGTCGCGCCGCCGGGCCGTCCTCTCGATCGGGGACTTCATGGCGAAGGGGTTGGGCAAGGAGGACTGA
- a CDS encoding bifunctional cytochrome P450/NADPH--P450 reductase, whose product MTEFAPSLPPTLDDIVSAEGHAFPAGAELAGRPYALPIDLLGERYGPIFYADFNGFRKLYVCSMDLVDELCDEARFAKNITQTLDRVRPLAGDGLFTAYRGEPNWQKAHDVLLPGFSYAGLRSYHEAMLDINAELISRWDARVGQRRVNVSDDLQKLAMDTVALAGFGARFASFDHDELAPIPQCFMSALTEAVTHGETAEFIAGRTELHNYFDELITGHRAAGTGADLLYVMLGQDGSSALDTANIRNQIMTFLIAGQLTTSELMPNTVYNLIHHPAALDRVRREVDAVFGTDDDYLPSYDDIGKLGYLRQAISETLRLSPPVLTFDRMALADTVIGGKYPIKAGEAVTVLVGALHRQPQWGDNVELFDPDRFDPDQVAGRSSALFKPFGTGERSCIGRQFALHEATMLIARLVHRYRLVDSQHYVLQWESSLSRRPIGFEVDLVRRTATERTSTASAVAAPTVSDGTSASSPVRAGTTLAVLHGSNLGTCRALATQLAEEAADIGCTTTVGPLDDAAHGLPDADVILIVASSYNGQPTDDAKQFTTWLFGDQAAMSADTRFAVLGVGDHNWAETYQAVPIAIDDRLTALGAQALVPRGAADTSGDMTGALEEFTSALWSAMSELFGDPDAAPLTDSDEPLYDLTLITGPITAAIDARFAVTPMTVVLNDELVGNDNSLGQGKRYVRVTLPDDVDYSTGDHLTVLADNPPEAVEAAVNLLGIDPQLRLSINPRRTSRRLIALDREVSVSELLTHFVELRKPATRSQLRKLAAANPCRPEQERLQALAESDDPCPLSPIECLQEFPACALTGAELLEMLEPMTPRHYSIASSSRLSPKEVALIVSVLDAPARSGRGLFKGVASNHLADIAPGACVRARVDPARQAFRAGADPEKNVILVSAGTGVAPFCGFLGDRLAAKQSGAPFAPALCFFGVRDPDVDYIFRDLFEDAERQGIVSMRPAFSRAPQAGVRYVQDRIAADADDVWALIGDPAKDTHVFVCGDGAKMAPAVREAFRDIYRARTGADDDGAREWLEVMVASDHYVEDVWAG is encoded by the coding sequence ATGACCGAGTTCGCGCCGTCGCTGCCCCCGACGCTCGATGACATCGTTTCCGCCGAGGGGCATGCGTTTCCCGCCGGGGCGGAGCTGGCCGGCCGTCCATACGCGCTGCCGATCGACCTGCTCGGTGAGCGTTACGGGCCGATCTTCTACGCCGACTTCAACGGGTTCCGCAAGCTTTACGTCTGCTCGATGGACCTTGTCGACGAGCTCTGCGACGAGGCGAGATTCGCCAAGAACATCACCCAGACTCTCGACCGCGTGCGGCCACTGGCCGGCGACGGCCTGTTCACGGCGTATCGCGGGGAACCAAACTGGCAGAAGGCACACGATGTCCTGTTACCGGGGTTCAGCTATGCCGGATTACGCAGTTACCACGAGGCGATGCTGGACATCAATGCCGAGCTGATCAGCCGGTGGGACGCTCGGGTGGGTCAGCGCCGGGTGAACGTCTCCGACGATCTGCAGAAGCTGGCGATGGACACCGTGGCGCTGGCCGGTTTCGGCGCCCGGTTCGCGTCATTCGACCACGACGAGCTGGCGCCGATCCCGCAATGCTTCATGTCCGCGCTGACCGAGGCGGTAACCCACGGTGAGACAGCGGAATTCATCGCGGGCCGGACGGAGCTACACAATTACTTCGACGAGCTGATCACCGGGCACCGCGCCGCCGGAACCGGTGCGGATCTGCTCTACGTCATGCTGGGCCAGGATGGTAGCTCTGCGCTTGACACCGCGAACATTCGCAATCAGATCATGACATTCCTGATCGCGGGGCAACTCACCACGTCCGAGCTCATGCCCAATACCGTCTACAACCTGATCCACCACCCGGCGGCGCTGGATCGCGTGCGCCGCGAGGTCGATGCGGTGTTCGGCACCGATGACGACTACCTGCCCAGCTACGACGATATCGGCAAGCTCGGCTATCTACGCCAGGCCATCAGCGAGACGCTGCGGTTGTCCCCACCCGTGCTGACCTTCGACCGGATGGCCCTGGCCGACACCGTCATCGGTGGGAAGTACCCGATCAAAGCCGGAGAGGCGGTCACCGTTCTGGTCGGCGCGCTACATCGGCAGCCACAGTGGGGTGACAACGTCGAACTGTTCGACCCCGACCGGTTCGATCCGGATCAGGTAGCCGGCCGCTCGTCGGCGTTGTTCAAACCGTTCGGCACCGGAGAACGGTCCTGTATCGGGCGGCAGTTCGCCCTCCACGAAGCGACCATGCTGATCGCACGGTTGGTGCACCGGTATCGCCTGGTGGACTCGCAACACTATGTCCTGCAATGGGAAAGCTCGCTGAGTCGACGACCGATCGGTTTCGAGGTCGATCTGGTGCGGCGCACCGCCACGGAGCGCACCTCGACCGCGTCGGCGGTTGCGGCACCGACGGTATCGGACGGCACGTCGGCGTCCTCACCGGTTCGGGCCGGCACCACCCTGGCGGTACTGCACGGGTCCAACCTCGGCACGTGTCGGGCTCTGGCCACCCAACTTGCCGAGGAGGCGGCCGACATCGGTTGCACCACAACGGTCGGACCGCTCGATGATGCCGCACACGGGCTGCCCGACGCCGATGTGATCCTCATCGTCGCGTCCTCCTACAACGGGCAACCCACCGACGACGCCAAGCAATTCACCACATGGCTGTTCGGCGACCAGGCGGCGATGTCTGCCGACACCCGCTTCGCCGTCCTCGGCGTCGGGGATCACAACTGGGCCGAGACCTATCAGGCGGTGCCGATCGCGATCGACGACAGGCTGACCGCGCTCGGCGCCCAGGCGCTGGTGCCCCGCGGCGCAGCTGACACCTCGGGTGACATGACCGGTGCGCTGGAGGAGTTCACATCGGCACTCTGGTCGGCGATGTCGGAGCTGTTCGGCGATCCGGATGCCGCGCCACTGACCGACAGCGACGAACCGTTGTACGACCTGACGCTCATCACCGGACCGATCACCGCCGCGATCGACGCCCGTTTTGCGGTGACCCCGATGACCGTGGTCCTCAACGACGAGCTGGTCGGTAATGACAACTCGCTGGGCCAGGGCAAACGATATGTCCGAGTGACACTTCCCGACGACGTCGACTACTCCACCGGCGATCATCTGACCGTCCTGGCCGATAATCCACCCGAGGCGGTGGAGGCAGCGGTGAACCTGCTGGGCATCGACCCGCAGCTACGGTTGTCGATCAACCCGCGCCGCACGTCGCGACGACTGATCGCACTCGACCGCGAAGTCAGCGTCAGTGAACTGCTCACCCACTTCGTCGAGTTACGTAAGCCGGCCACCCGTAGCCAACTGCGAAAACTGGCCGCCGCCAACCCATGCCGCCCCGAACAGGAACGCCTTCAAGCACTGGCCGAGTCCGACGATCCGTGCCCGCTCAGCCCCATCGAGTGTCTGCAGGAGTTCCCCGCGTGCGCTCTGACCGGTGCCGAGCTGCTCGAGATGCTGGAACCCATGACCCCGCGCCACTACTCCATCGCATCATCGTCACGGCTGTCGCCCAAGGAGGTGGCGCTGATCGTCAGCGTGCTGGATGCCCCGGCACGATCCGGTCGCGGACTCTTCAAGGGGGTGGCGTCCAATCACCTGGCCGACATCGCCCCCGGCGCGTGTGTGCGGGCTCGCGTCGACCCGGCCCGACAGGCGTTCCGCGCGGGGGCCGACCCGGAGAAGAATGTGATTCTGGTGAGCGCGGGGACCGGGGTGGCACCGTTCTGCGGTTTTCTCGGGGATCGGCTGGCGGCCAAGCAGAGTGGCGCCCCCTTCGCACCAGCACTGTGCTTCTTCGGCGTGCGGGATCCCGACGTCGACTACATCTTCCGCGATCTGTTCGAGGATGCCGAACGGCAGGGCATCGTCTCGATGCGGCCGGCGTTCTCGCGAGCGCCCCAGGCCGGGGTGCGTTATGTGCAGGACCGGATCGCCGCCGATGCCGACGATGTCTGGGCCCTCATCGGTGATCCCGCCAAGGACACCCATGTGTTCGTCTGCGGTGACGGGGCGAAGATGGCACCGGCTGTGCGCGAGGCGTTTCGGGATATCTACCGGGCCCGCACCGGTGCCGATGACGACGGGGCGCGCGAGTGGCTGGAGGTCATGGTCGCCTCCGACCATTACGTCGAGGACGTGTGGGCTGGGTGA